A window of the Cuculus canorus isolate bCucCan1 chromosome 3, bCucCan1.pri, whole genome shotgun sequence genome harbors these coding sequences:
- the GCM1 gene encoding chorion-specific transcription factor GCMa translates to MLKGADDVMEQEDSASQQEEITSWDINDIKLPQDVRQTDWFQEWPDSYVKHIYSSEDKNAQRHHSSWAMRNTNNHNSRILKKSCLGVVVCSNDCSTLDGRKIYLRPAICDKARQKQQRKCCPNCNGPLRLLSCRGHGGYPVTNFWRHEGQFIFFQSKGAHDHPRPETKLEAEARRSIQKAQTDFSPSSPKLKTIWEIKSLTGEMPTQEALPLLLSKPDAYLQPASFSGHLSKSSRELMLSICSGQEPHLRADEEDGNARDVPTWSRSLAIGRTPSSGRLCNGPTIPVANRPCAAPSPRRFAQPSTQHVLPVTKAGHNPFRSNAGPWRDERHGGTTPEAHSSSRLPLLPYPMPQGGSCPMVTGTHHHQQQLSEPPRGGEGDGGEGGHGMGLNYCNDNTFFNLYPLR, encoded by the exons ATGCTGAAAGGTGCGGATGATGTCATGGAGCAGGAGGACTCAGCTTCCcaacaagaagaaataacaagTTGGGATATCAATGACATCAAACTTCCCCag GATGTAAGACAAACAGACTGGTTCCAAGAATGGCCAGATTCCTACGTAAAGCATATCTATAGCTCAGAGGATAAAAATGCTCAAAGGCACCACAGCAGCTGGGCAATGAGAAACACCAACAACCACAACTCCCGCATCCTAAAGAAGTCCTGCCTTGGGGTGGTGGTCTGCAGCAACGACTGCTCGACCTTGGATGGGAGGAAGATCTACCTCAGACCAGCCATATGTGATAAGGCTAGGCAAAAGCAACAGC GGAAATGCTGTCCAAACTGCAATGGACCACTGCGGCTCCTTTCCTGCCGAGGCCACGGTGGTTACCCAGTGACCAACTTCTGGAGGCATGAAGGCcaattcatattttttcag TCCAAAGGAGCTCATGACCACCCACGTCCAGAAACAAAGCtagaagcagaagcaagaagATCAATTCAAAAAGCACAGACAGATTTTTCTCCATCAtccccaaaattaaaaacaatctgGGAGATTAAG TCTCTGACAGGTGAAATGCCAACACAGGAGgctttgcctttgcttctttccaAGCCAGACGCTTACCTGCAACCTGCTAGTTTCAGTGGACACTTAAGCAAAAGCTCCCGGGAGCTGATGCTGAGCATCTGCTCTGGGCAGGAACCACACCTAAGAGCAGATGAGGAGGACGGGAACGCCAGAGACGTGCCAACCTGGAGCAGAAGCCTGGCCATTGGGAGGACCCCAAGCTCCGGAAGACTTTGTAACGGCCCCACCATCCCTGTGGCAAACCGTCCCTGTGCAGCCCCTTCACCTCGGCGCTTTGCgcagcccagcacccagcacGTCCTGCCTGTGACAAAGGCTGGCCATAACCCCTTCAGATCTAACGCTGGCCCTTGGAGGGATGAACGCCATGGTGGGACAACCCCAGAAGcccacagcagcagccgccTCCCTCTACTGCCTTACCCAATGCCTCAGGGAGGTTCCTGCCCCATGGTGACTGGGACACACcatcaccagcagcagctctcagagCCTCCAAGGGGGGGTGAAGGAGATGGGGGTGAGGGAGGGCATGGTATGGGTCTCAACTACTGCAATGACAACACATTTTTTAACCTGTACCCATTACGGTGA